In one Chitinophaga sancti genomic region, the following are encoded:
- a CDS encoding DUF4249 domain-containing protein codes for MKKKFFRLSILAALITGFSACTDVIDLNVPEGTSHPVLDAWITNEPGAQYIRFTKSVSYTQSGATPIISNAIITLYDETSGDIYPFVFTDSVYKCDPASGQIGHLNHTYRLRVEYDSNVYEATDTIKPVATINKIDYKYKKKGDDGASKDGYYARFYATDMAGQTDYTWIRSYRNSMTKGNLLEDNYVIDGGFSEGLSDGQEFPQFVGESVNDYDHPFLKGELAIVKLRSLTYPSYFWVTSVQTQMRAGGLFATVLANVGTNLKNVTDGGSKGKLLGWFGTSAVSSATITTN; via the coding sequence ATGAAGAAGAAATTTTTCCGACTCTCCATATTAGCAGCGCTCATTACAGGGTTTAGTGCCTGCACAGATGTAATTGACCTGAATGTTCCTGAAGGTACTTCTCATCCTGTACTGGATGCATGGATCACCAATGAACCAGGTGCGCAGTATATCAGGTTTACAAAGTCTGTATCATATACACAGTCAGGTGCAACACCAATTATCAGTAATGCCATTATCACCCTGTATGATGAAACGAGCGGTGATATATATCCATTTGTATTTACTGATTCAGTTTATAAATGTGATCCTGCCAGTGGTCAGATAGGACACCTTAACCATACTTATCGCCTGCGTGTAGAATACGATTCCAATGTATACGAAGCGACTGACACCATTAAGCCGGTAGCAACGATTAACAAAATCGACTATAAGTATAAAAAGAAAGGTGATGATGGTGCCAGCAAGGATGGCTATTATGCAAGGTTCTATGCTACAGATATGGCGGGTCAGACAGATTATACCTGGATCAGATCTTACAGAAATAGCATGACCAAAGGCAATCTCCTGGAAGATAACTACGTAATTGATGGAGGATTCTCCGAAGGTTTATCTGATGGACAGGAATTCCCACAGTTTGTAGGTGAGAGTGTAAATGACTATGACCATCCTTTCCTGAAGGGAGAGCTGGCAATTGTGAAACTACGTTCATTGACTTATCCAAGCTATTTTTGGGTAACATCTGTTCAAACACAAATGCGTGCAGGTGGCCTGTTTGCAACTGTACTGGCCAATGTAGGCACTAACCTGAAGAATGTCACCGATGGTGGCAGCAAAGGCAAACTACTGGGATGGTTTGGAACCTCCGCAGTAAGTTCAGCTACAATAACTACGAATTAA
- a CDS encoding M56 family metallopeptidase, with translation MTAQFVLPTILIQAFGWALLHSLWQGFLIFACLRIVLYVWSHMSARIKYNLSYLSLTGIFAWFCITLWQQVNAAIRVRQATWVMIETGVRQRHLEMPAIYHSENTIKHFIPQLEMWFPLLFALYVTGVAVMSIKLVMDLVQLKEIRNKQVLPIDTVWEKHLERLAAQLRIPRKVQLLISTHVQVPVMIGFLKPLILLPVAMFNNLTAEQLEAILLHELAHIKRNDYLLNIFQSIVETILFFNPFIWWITKNIRLEREHCCDDLVIASQVQPLQYAKALVALEEYRLTVNALAMAAADNKQHLFHRIKRIMEMKTKNINYTQKLLAVLIIALGLITIAWLNPIQARTKKAVKKTPAPAVLTKISRAYMVDTTKPKANTHREEQDQDKLDHEALAADAQAATAEAMANVNWEDVNNDISAAMKNVDWDQINRDVANAMKNVDWNQINSDVENAMKEIDWNAINKEVKESLKDVKMNTKVNHNVNVNIDTNNIQESIRMGMDAARAAIRDVAIPAAKMGIASARAAMNSQEFKDAMEKGRQEAAKAMQESKKQMQVAMASAKAEMQKQRIAEKKMHEDMAHAKADGQYREMIDKMAADKLIDADKGYKIEKKDGNLYINDVKQSSEVADKYKTYLKAAKKLSILGKEDNLTISVEE, from the coding sequence ATGACAGCACAATTTGTTCTCCCTACAATTCTGATCCAGGCTTTTGGATGGGCGCTTTTACATTCCCTGTGGCAGGGCTTCCTGATCTTCGCCTGTTTGCGGATCGTACTGTATGTGTGGTCGCACATGAGTGCCAGGATCAAATATAACCTGTCGTACCTGTCACTGACCGGCATCTTTGCCTGGTTTTGTATTACACTCTGGCAACAGGTGAATGCTGCAATACGTGTGCGGCAGGCTACCTGGGTCATGATTGAAACGGGTGTGCGGCAAAGGCACCTTGAGATGCCCGCTATTTATCATAGTGAGAACACCATCAAACACTTCATTCCGCAACTGGAAATGTGGTTCCCGCTGTTGTTCGCTCTTTATGTAACGGGAGTAGCTGTCATGAGTATCAAACTGGTAATGGATCTGGTACAACTAAAAGAGATCCGTAACAAACAGGTGCTGCCGATAGATACGGTATGGGAAAAGCACCTGGAGCGGCTGGCGGCGCAATTAAGGATTCCCCGGAAGGTGCAGTTGCTGATCTCCACACACGTTCAGGTGCCAGTCATGATAGGTTTTCTAAAACCTTTGATCCTGCTGCCTGTAGCCATGTTCAACAACCTGACTGCCGAACAGCTGGAAGCCATTCTCCTGCATGAGCTGGCACACATCAAACGCAATGATTATCTACTCAATATCTTCCAATCTATTGTTGAAACAATCCTGTTTTTTAATCCTTTCATCTGGTGGATCACTAAAAATATCCGGCTGGAAAGGGAACACTGTTGCGATGACCTTGTTATTGCAAGTCAGGTGCAACCCCTGCAATATGCCAAAGCGCTTGTAGCATTAGAAGAATACCGGTTAACAGTTAATGCACTTGCCATGGCAGCGGCAGATAATAAACAACATCTATTTCACCGCATTAAACGCATCATGGAAATGAAAACAAAGAACATTAATTATACTCAAAAACTGTTGGCTGTATTGATTATCGCCCTTGGTCTTATCACCATAGCATGGTTGAATCCAATACAGGCAAGAACAAAAAAAGCAGTTAAGAAAACGCCTGCACCTGCAGTACTGACAAAGATCTCCAGGGCATACATGGTGGATACAACAAAGCCTAAAGCAAATACCCACAGAGAAGAACAGGACCAGGACAAACTTGACCATGAAGCCCTTGCTGCCGATGCACAGGCAGCAACAGCCGAAGCAATGGCGAATGTGAACTGGGAAGACGTGAATAACGATATCTCTGCGGCGATGAAAAATGTAGACTGGGATCAGATTAACAGGGATGTTGCCAATGCAATGAAGAATGTGGACTGGAACCAGATCAATAGCGATGTTGAAAATGCAATGAAAGAGATAGACTGGAATGCGATCAATAAAGAAGTGAAAGAGAGTTTGAAAGATGTGAAGATGAATACTAAGGTTAATCATAATGTCAATGTAAATATAGACACGAACAATATCCAGGAAAGTATTCGTATGGGCATGGATGCTGCCAGGGCAGCGATCAGGGATGTAGCAATTCCTGCTGCCAAGATGGGTATAGCATCTGCAAGAGCGGCCATGAACAGCCAGGAATTTAAGGATGCGATGGAAAAAGGCCGTCAGGAAGCAGCTAAGGCCATGCAGGAATCTAAAAAGCAAATGCAGGTAGCAATGGCCAGTGCGAAAGCTGAAATGCAAAAACAGCGCATTGCGGAAAAGAAAATGCACGAAGATATGGCGCATGCCAAAGCAGATGGTCAGTACAGGGAGATGATTGATAAAATGGCTGCTGATAAACTGATTGATGCTGATAAGGGTTATAAGATCGAGAAAAAAGATGGGAATCTTTATATCAATGATGTAAAGCAATCTTCAGAGGTGGCTGATAAGTATAAAACGTATCTGAAAGCAGCAAAGAAGTTATCTATTCTTGGGAAAGAGGATAATCTGACTATCAGTGTAGAAGAGTAA
- a CDS encoding 2'-5' RNA ligase family protein — MITNNNVIPEQELLYDYLLVVDPGTHINNDVMALKRMIAQELGMGNTQFSQANISLFRSVFPVRFEDDFVSLLDTIAGRQSGFTLYTSRFDHFEQQEDKRTIFINVANPKPIVELHKRILQEFDIKSSPYKPHITIARGINTREFDLVYDHFYNQVFVRSFQCKSFTLLRKPAAGGQYETVKEFFFGDEALRGHEHTLFNYAA; from the coding sequence ATGATTACAAATAATAACGTCATTCCTGAACAGGAATTATTGTATGACTACTTATTGGTAGTTGATCCCGGTACTCATATCAACAATGATGTAATGGCTTTAAAGCGGATGATCGCCCAGGAGCTGGGTATGGGCAATACCCAATTCTCACAGGCTAACATCAGTCTTTTCCGCTCTGTATTTCCAGTGCGTTTTGAGGATGATTTTGTCAGCCTTTTAGATACTATTGCCGGCAGACAATCAGGGTTCACCTTATATACTTCCCGTTTTGATCACTTCGAACAGCAGGAGGATAAGCGCACGATCTTTATCAATGTAGCGAATCCTAAGCCGATAGTAGAATTGCACAAAAGGATTCTGCAGGAATTCGATATCAAATCTTCTCCATATAAACCGCATATCACGATTGCCAGGGGGATAAACACCCGTGAGTTTGATCTGGTATATGATCATTTTTACAACCAGGTATTTGTGCGCAGTTTTCAGTGCAAGAGTTTTACATTATTGCGGAAACCAGCGGCAGGCGGGCAATACGAGACGGTGAAGGAGTTCTTCTTTGGAGATGAAGCATTGCGTGGGCATGAGCATACGTTGTTTAATTATGCAGCGTAG
- a CDS encoding acylphosphatase, whose translation MQKIHKVIIVKGKVQGVFFRTNTKRTADGLDIKGQVKNLPDGSVWIAAEGEEAPMEAFIAWCRQGPPLAKVTGITIEPGQVQDFRTFEVSH comes from the coding sequence ATGCAAAAGATACACAAAGTCATTATTGTAAAAGGCAAGGTGCAGGGTGTCTTCTTCAGAACTAATACCAAGCGGACCGCAGATGGGCTTGATATCAAAGGACAGGTTAAAAACTTACCCGATGGTAGTGTCTGGATTGCCGCAGAAGGGGAGGAGGCGCCAATGGAAGCGTTCATCGCCTGGTGTCGTCAGGGACCGCCACTAGCCAAGGTAACAGGTATTACAATCGAACCGGGGCAGGTACAGGACTTCAGAACCTTCGAAGTCTCGCACTAA
- a CDS encoding YajQ family cyclic di-GMP-binding protein: MPSFDIVSKVDTQTLDNAINTVNKEITNRYDFKGSHVNIELNKKDLSLVIEVESEMKLDQVIDVLLNRTIKQGLDANIYDLTKAHYQSGKVVKKDITVRNGIKQEDSKKIVKMIKDSGSKVQAAIMDDIVRVTGKKRDDLQEVIQLLRTGNLNIPLQYVNMKD; the protein is encoded by the coding sequence ATGCCATCCTTTGATATTGTTAGCAAAGTGGATACACAGACACTTGACAATGCGATAAATACGGTAAATAAGGAAATCACCAACAGGTACGATTTCAAAGGTTCTCATGTCAATATTGAACTCAATAAGAAAGATCTGAGTCTGGTTATTGAAGTAGAGAGCGAAATGAAACTGGACCAGGTGATTGATGTATTGCTCAATCGGACGATCAAGCAGGGTCTGGATGCAAATATTTATGACCTGACTAAAGCCCATTACCAGAGTGGTAAAGTGGTAAAAAAAGATATTACCGTACGCAACGGCATCAAGCAGGAAGATTCCAAGAAGATCGTGAAGATGATTAAGGATTCCGGCTCAAAGGTACAGGCGGCTATTATGGACGACATCGTACGCGTGACTGGTAAGAAGAGAGATGATCTTCAGGAGGTTATACAATTACTGAGAACGGGCAATCTGAACATTCCGCTTCAGTATGTGAATATGAAAGATTAA
- a CDS encoding BlaI/MecI/CopY family transcriptional regulator: MSTAKNNKPTESELEILRILWEKGAATVRDVHDELSKSKDAGYTTTLKLMQIMHEKGYLERDASSKTHVYTAAISQENTQQQLLNKMIDTVFNGSASQLVMQALGHHTSSKEELDKIRQYLNDIEDQQKR, translated from the coding sequence ATGAGTACAGCAAAAAATAATAAACCGACGGAAAGTGAACTGGAGATTCTGAGAATCCTGTGGGAGAAAGGTGCCGCTACGGTAAGGGATGTGCATGATGAGCTGTCAAAAAGTAAGGATGCCGGGTATACTACCACCCTGAAGCTGATGCAGATAATGCATGAAAAAGGCTACTTAGAAAGGGATGCCAGCAGCAAAACGCACGTATATACTGCTGCGATTTCACAGGAAAATACCCAGCAGCAATTACTGAACAAAATGATTGATACCGTATTTAATGGTTCTGCTTCTCAGTTAGTCATGCAGGCCCTTGGTCATCATACTTCTTCGAAAGAAGAACTGGACAAGATCAGGCAGTACCTGAATGATATAGAAGACCAGCAAAAAAGGTAA
- a CDS encoding type B 50S ribosomal protein L31 yields MKQGIHPENYRFVIFKDMSNGHTFLSKSTAPTKETIKWEDGNEYPVIKLEISNTSHPFYTGKNVLVDTAGRIDKFNKRYGKKA; encoded by the coding sequence ATGAAACAGGGAATCCATCCGGAAAATTACAGGTTTGTAATATTCAAAGATATGTCTAATGGACATACTTTCTTGAGCAAGTCTACAGCTCCTACTAAAGAAACTATCAAGTGGGAAGATGGTAACGAATATCCAGTGATCAAGCTTGAAATTTCCAATACTTCACATCCTTTCTACACTGGAAAGAACGTGCTGGTGGATACAGCAGGTCGTATCGACAAGTTCAACAAACGCTACGGTAAGAAAGCCTAG
- the tpiA gene encoding triose-phosphate isomerase, whose amino-acid sequence MRKKIVAGNWKMNLTLAQGEQLINDVLAAGLHLKEGQEVVFATPFPYLVKAKALIKNNPGFFLASQNSASEKSGAYTGEVSAEMLQSVGVDYVILGHSERREYFQESNAVLAKKIDLALANGLKPLFCCGEPLEVRKSETQNEYVAKQLEESLYHLTVEQLKNVVIAYEPIWAIGTGLTASAAQAQDMHAFIRAQIAAKYGREAALNISILYGGSAKPGNAVELFSCPDVDGGLIGGASLVAADFVAIVKALA is encoded by the coding sequence ATGAGAAAAAAAATCGTTGCAGGAAACTGGAAAATGAACCTGACCCTCGCGCAGGGTGAGCAACTGATCAATGACGTACTGGCTGCAGGTCTGCATTTAAAGGAAGGACAGGAAGTAGTATTTGCGACTCCTTTCCCTTATCTGGTGAAAGCAAAAGCGTTAATAAAGAACAATCCTGGTTTCTTCCTGGCATCACAGAACAGTGCGTCAGAAAAATCTGGTGCTTATACTGGTGAGGTATCAGCTGAAATGCTGCAGTCTGTAGGCGTAGACTACGTAATCCTGGGTCACTCTGAAAGAAGAGAATACTTCCAGGAAAGCAACGCGGTACTGGCTAAAAAGATTGACCTGGCCCTGGCGAATGGTTTAAAACCACTTTTCTGTTGCGGTGAGCCACTGGAAGTGAGAAAATCTGAAACCCAGAATGAATATGTTGCAAAACAACTGGAAGAAAGCCTGTATCATCTGACAGTTGAGCAGCTGAAGAATGTTGTGATCGCTTATGAGCCAATCTGGGCGATCGGTACTGGTCTGACTGCAAGCGCAGCACAGGCGCAGGACATGCACGCCTTTATCAGAGCACAGATCGCTGCTAAATATGGCCGCGAAGCTGCATTGAACATCTCTATCCTGTATGGTGGTAGCGCGAAACCAGGTAATGCTGTTGAGCTGTTCTCCTGCCCTGACGTAGATGGTGGTCTGATCGGCGGTGCATCCCTGGTAGCTGCTGATTTCGTAGCAATCGTTAAAGCACTGGCATAA
- a CDS encoding putative sugar nucleotidyl transferase — MERRYILFDTPARDLLYPFTHTRPVAAIRVGILTIREKWERWLNASASFLTLPYLQEKFPLQVINAEDQCVLINGHVLPDRQLVAAVQALRTGQELYREGMLVAKVVVAGSMRLEGRGLLEAGGAGSLGVDSLLAGDSDLFAGDSGHPGGDSSALTVHHSAAVEHLNYQESVQQLTYPWDIFRLNDSALRQDFSLLTEGRISAPIPGSNQVSGAENIFLEPGAVVEHSILNGKTGPIYIAKGAEVMEGCLIRGPLALCEGAVLKMGTKIYGATTLGPGSVGGGEIKNVVMLGYSNKGHDGYLGDAVLGEWCNLGGNTTNSNLKNNAGTVRVWVEAKNEAIPAGTKCGLIMGDYSRSGIGTMFNTGTVIGVSCNIFGSEFPPKFVPSFSWGGVQPEPYREMEALRDARQWMRFKGQELGDVEERLLKAVYTKVKS; from the coding sequence ATGGAGCGGCGTTATATTCTTTTTGACACTCCTGCACGCGATTTGTTGTACCCTTTCACTCATACCCGGCCGGTGGCGGCCATCCGTGTAGGGATACTTACCATAAGAGAAAAATGGGAGCGGTGGCTTAATGCCAGCGCCAGCTTTCTGACCCTTCCTTACTTGCAGGAAAAATTCCCCCTTCAGGTTATTAATGCAGAGGATCAATGTGTGTTGATCAATGGGCATGTATTGCCGGATAGGCAGTTGGTAGCGGCGGTTCAGGCATTAAGAACGGGGCAGGAGTTGTATAGGGAGGGGATGTTGGTGGCGAAGGTGGTGGTAGCGGGGAGTATGAGATTGGAGGGGCGTGGTTTGTTGGAGGCGGGTGGTGCCGGTTCTTTGGGTGTGGATTCATTACTGGCTGGCGATTCTGATCTGTTTGCTGGTGATTCCGGGCATCCTGGTGGGGATTCATCAGCCTTGACGGTTCATCATTCTGCTGCTGTTGAGCATCTGAACTATCAGGAATCAGTACAGCAGCTGACGTATCCATGGGATATTTTTCGATTAAATGATAGTGCTTTGCGGCAGGACTTTTCCCTGCTTACGGAAGGCCGTATTTCTGCCCCGATACCCGGATCTAACCAGGTGAGTGGTGCGGAAAATATCTTCCTGGAGCCGGGTGCTGTGGTAGAACACAGTATACTGAACGGAAAGACGGGGCCTATTTATATTGCAAAAGGAGCTGAAGTAATGGAAGGGTGTCTCATCAGAGGTCCGCTGGCTCTTTGTGAGGGGGCAGTACTGAAGATGGGTACTAAGATATATGGTGCGACCACGCTGGGACCTGGTAGTGTAGGGGGAGGAGAGATCAAGAACGTAGTGATGCTGGGCTATTCCAACAAAGGCCATGATGGCTACCTGGGAGATGCTGTGCTGGGTGAGTGGTGTAACCTGGGAGGGAATACCACTAATTCCAACCTGAAGAACAACGCCGGTACAGTGCGGGTTTGGGTCGAGGCAAAGAATGAGGCGATCCCTGCCGGCACCAAGTGTGGGCTGATCATGGGCGATTATAGCCGGAGTGGTATCGGTACAATGTTTAATACGGGCACTGTAATTGGCGTTTCGTGTAATATCTTTGGAAGCGAATTCCCGCCTAAGTTCGTGCCTTCCTTTTCATGGGGTGGGGTACAGCCTGAACCTTACAGGGAAATGGAGGCTTTGCGGGATGCGCGACAGTGGATGCGGTTTAAAGGACAGGAACTGGGAGATGTGGAAGAGCGGCTGCTGAAAGCTGTATATACAAAAGTGAAATCTTAG
- a CDS encoding C1 family peptidase — MKKIFQGILMMLLATGAVAQENIKPIQDFTVLKNNAATPVKDQGQTGTCWCFSSTSVVESECLRKGLPSLDLSEMYVVRNIYMEKAKNYIHRQGFTRFDEGGLAHDFIHAAATYGLVPENVYSGLKDGRTRHDHGPMVEEMKGFLDSLLKVKRPLPDNWTERVSSILDKYLGAVPASFTYNGKNYTALTFAKEVVKFSPDDYVNLTSFTDHAYYAPFIVQVPDNVSNGAYYNLPLDEMVSVAKTAVTKGYTVLWDTDMSNRGWLTGKGYGLYPTEDSLLKKVPFNPDLSEKVATAADRQRLYEELITEDDHLMQITGLGKTAGGKEFFIVKNSWGPKAGPFEGYMHVSLPYFAMNTITMVVPRAVLDKGTLSKLGLK, encoded by the coding sequence ATGAAGAAGATTTTTCAGGGTATACTGATGATGTTACTGGCTACAGGAGCTGTAGCACAGGAAAATATTAAACCGATTCAGGACTTTACTGTTCTTAAAAATAATGCCGCCACACCTGTCAAGGATCAGGGACAAACTGGTACCTGCTGGTGTTTCTCCTCGACTTCGGTGGTGGAATCTGAATGTCTGAGAAAAGGTCTCCCTTCACTGGATCTTTCAGAAATGTACGTTGTGCGCAACATTTACATGGAGAAGGCGAAGAACTATATTCACCGCCAGGGCTTTACCCGCTTTGACGAAGGCGGTCTGGCACATGACTTCATTCATGCTGCAGCAACCTATGGCCTGGTACCTGAGAACGTGTATAGTGGTCTGAAAGACGGACGTACGCGACATGATCATGGTCCGATGGTAGAAGAGATGAAGGGCTTCCTGGATAGTTTGCTGAAGGTAAAGAGACCATTGCCTGACAACTGGACTGAGCGCGTAAGCAGTATTCTGGATAAGTACCTGGGTGCGGTTCCGGCTTCCTTTACATACAATGGAAAAAACTATACGGCCCTGACTTTTGCAAAGGAAGTGGTGAAGTTTTCACCTGATGATTATGTGAACCTGACTTCATTTACAGATCATGCTTACTATGCACCTTTTATTGTGCAGGTTCCTGATAATGTGTCTAATGGGGCTTATTACAACCTGCCGCTGGATGAGATGGTGAGTGTAGCCAAAACGGCTGTAACGAAGGGATATACAGTGCTGTGGGATACGGATATGAGTAATAGAGGATGGCTGACGGGTAAGGGATATGGTTTATATCCGACTGAAGATTCACTGTTAAAGAAAGTTCCTTTCAATCCGGATCTGAGTGAGAAGGTGGCGACTGCGGCTGACAGACAACGTTTGTATGAGGAGCTGATAACAGAAGATGATCACCTGATGCAGATTACAGGCTTAGGTAAGACAGCAGGTGGTAAGGAGTTTTTTATTGTGAAGAATTCATGGGGTCCGAAGGCGGGGCCTTTTGAGGGGTATATGCATGTGTCTCTTCCTTATTTTGCGATGAATACGATTACGATGGTGGTGCCAAGAGCTGTGCTGGATAAAGGAACGCTGAGTAAACTGGGCTTGAAATAA
- a CDS encoding TonB-dependent receptor — protein sequence MKTRLVKLLSIGILLLWALQTNAQQRFTLSGYVKDQQNGESLIGISVSKAGTGLGTVTNEYGFYSLTLPAGEHDIQFSYIGYAPIKTHISLKGNQNLDIKLDKSSNQLNTVTVIGDKQEKAVNTLNTSINRLDIAQMKKMPTFMGEVDVLRSIQTLPGVQTVGEGASGFNVRGGAADENLILLDEAPVYNSTHMLGFFSVFNPDAVKSVNLIKGGFPAEYGGRTSSVLDIRMKDGNNQNLAVNGGISNVFSRLSIEAPIVKDQSSFIIAARRSYIDILMKPFLNGDMKDTKLNFYDITAKANFKLNKSNTLFVSGYLGRDVFGFGTDVNMNWGNKTATVRWNHVFNNRLFMNLTTFYSNYDYSLEFNNGSTKNESDNYQAYNWTSNIINYGVKPGFTYYLNARNSVHFGVQGTYYTFKPGKGVSQDGANTNVKNLTQQHGLEAAVYIDHEWKPSKKFGVQYGLRLSQYDFLGNSTAYFYNDTTPGVRKTLTGSKTYGSNDVIKAYRYLEPRINVRYGINDNNAVKASYSRTTQYMHQLSNTASPTPLDIWTPSTNNVQPQVADQYTLGYAYDASNGKYEISAEVFYKNMAHQLDYIDNANLQLNQYIEADLLPSKSRSYGMELMAKKEIGRTTGWVSYTLSKSERKTEGINQNEWFLNRYDRTHNVNVVVTHEINKRTSFSANWVYATGTPTTYADSRLEYQDWDIPYNSTDKRNTYRMPAFHRLDVSLTLKGKQQRRWKGEWVFSLYNLYARRNAYSIYFQQNKDDKTKREAVRLSIIGSVIPGITYNFKF from the coding sequence ATGAAGACAAGGCTAGTAAAGCTACTGTCCATTGGCATTCTATTGCTTTGGGCGCTACAGACAAATGCGCAGCAACGGTTTACATTAAGCGGATATGTAAAAGACCAGCAAAACGGTGAAAGCCTGATCGGTATCTCCGTTTCCAAAGCAGGAACAGGACTTGGTACTGTTACCAATGAATATGGCTTTTATTCCCTAACACTGCCTGCCGGCGAGCATGACATTCAGTTCTCTTATATAGGCTATGCACCGATTAAGACACATATTTCCCTGAAAGGAAACCAGAACCTGGACATCAAACTCGATAAGTCCAGCAATCAGCTGAATACCGTAACTGTAATCGGCGATAAACAAGAGAAGGCAGTCAACACATTGAATACCAGCATTAACCGTCTGGACATTGCCCAGATGAAAAAGATGCCCACCTTTATGGGTGAAGTAGACGTACTGCGCTCGATCCAGACCCTGCCCGGTGTACAAACCGTAGGTGAAGGGGCCAGCGGCTTCAACGTACGTGGTGGCGCAGCAGATGAAAACCTGATTCTTCTGGACGAAGCACCGGTATATAATTCTACCCACATGCTCGGGTTCTTCTCAGTATTTAACCCGGATGCGGTAAAAAGCGTAAACCTCATTAAAGGTGGATTTCCGGCAGAATACGGCGGTCGTACATCTTCTGTACTTGATATACGAATGAAGGACGGGAACAACCAGAATCTGGCTGTAAACGGCGGTATCAGTAATGTATTCAGCCGTCTCTCTATCGAGGCCCCTATCGTAAAGGATCAATCTTCCTTTATCATAGCAGCCCGCCGTTCTTATATCGACATCCTCATGAAGCCATTCCTGAACGGAGATATGAAGGACACCAAACTGAACTTCTATGATATTACTGCAAAGGCAAACTTCAAACTGAATAAAAGCAATACCCTCTTCGTGAGCGGTTACCTCGGAAGAGACGTATTCGGTTTTGGTACAGATGTGAATATGAACTGGGGGAATAAAACGGCTACCGTAAGATGGAATCACGTGTTTAACAACAGGCTGTTTATGAACCTGACTACTTTTTATAGTAACTATGATTACAGTCTTGAATTTAACAATGGTTCTACAAAAAATGAAAGTGATAATTACCAGGCTTATAACTGGACTTCCAATATCATCAACTACGGTGTGAAACCAGGTTTTACCTACTATTTGAATGCAAGGAACAGCGTGCACTTCGGGGTACAGGGAACCTACTACACATTCAAGCCGGGTAAGGGTGTAAGCCAGGATGGTGCAAACACCAACGTCAAGAACCTGACACAGCAACATGGCCTGGAAGCAGCAGTTTACATTGATCATGAATGGAAACCGAGTAAGAAATTTGGTGTACAATACGGTCTCCGCTTATCTCAATACGATTTCCTGGGCAACAGTACAGCTTATTTCTACAACGACACCACACCAGGTGTACGTAAAACACTCACAGGCAGCAAGACCTATGGCTCCAATGACGTGATTAAGGCCTACCGCTACCTGGAACCAAGAATTAACGTTCGCTATGGTATTAATGACAACAATGCTGTGAAAGCGTCTTACAGCCGTACTACGCAGTACATGCACCAGTTGTCCAATACCGCCTCTCCTACACCACTCGATATCTGGACACCAAGTACCAACAACGTACAACCACAGGTTGCTGATCAGTACACATTGGGTTATGCATACGATGCGTCAAATGGTAAGTATGAAATCTCTGCTGAAGTGTTCTACAAAAACATGGCTCACCAGCTGGATTACATTGACAACGCGAACCTTCAGCTGAACCAGTACATAGAAGCAGACCTGCTGCCAAGCAAAAGCCGCTCTTATGGTATGGAACTGATGGCGAAAAAAGAAATCGGCAGAACCACTGGCTGGGTAAGCTATACCCTTTCAAAATCTGAACGCAAAACAGAAGGCATTAATCAGAACGAATGGTTCCTGAACCGCTACGACCGCACACACAATGTGAACGTAGTAGTAACACATGAAATCAACAAACGTACTTCCTTCTCTGCTAACTGGGTATACGCTACCGGTACACCAACTACGTATGCTGATAGCCGCCTGGAGTACCAGGACTGGGATATTCCATACAACAGTACTGACAAACGTAATACTTACCGCATGCCAGCCTTCCATCGTCTGGATGTATCACTGACGCTGAAAGGAAAGCAACAGCGCCGCTGGAAAGGTGAATGGGTATTCTCACTGTACAATCTGTACGCCCGCCGCAATGCTTATAGCATCTACTTCCAGCAGAATAAAGATGACAAGACCAAGAGAGAAGCCGTTCGCCTTTCTATCATCGGTTCTGTCATCCCGGGTATTACTTACAACTTTAAATTTTAA